DNA from Acidobacteriota bacterium:
GCCGTCCGAACGGCTCGGAGCGCTGGCCGTGGCGGATACGACGTGGCTGACACGCCTCAACCCACCGAGGGATCCCAGCGTTCCCTCCAGGTTCGTCATGCACAGGCGGCAGGGACCGCTCGCGGCCGGAACGAAGCCCGACACCTCGACGACGACTTCCGCTCCGGGCGCGCCGCCGCCGAGCGTCCGCGTGGTCGGCTCGACGGCGCCGGCCATCCCGCGCGCGACGCCAAGCTGCACGCCTCCGTCGGCCGCGGCCAACAGCCGCACCTGTACCTTCTGCTGGGCCGCGACCAGCATCCCGGTCTGCGTCGCCATCAGCAGCGCCAGACAGGATCCGCTCAGCAGGAGCAGGATCAGCGTCACCAGCAGGGTCGAGCTGCCCTGAACGGAGGTCGATCGCTTCACGGGAGGTTTCTCAGCCGGACAAAGGACGACGTTGTCCGCTCGACCCGCAACGCGGCGGCGGCGGGTTCGCCGGCCCGCGCCGTAGTGACCACGCTGGCGAGGAAGGCCCCTCCGTCCACGGTCTGTTCGACCGTCACGTCCAGGTCGATCAGGTCGTCGGCGATCGGCTGCAGCAGGTTGGAGTTCCGCCGTCGCCAGGCGATTCCGGTCCCCGGGTACAGGCGGGCCATCGCAAGCTGCGGTCCATGCCCCGACCGCAGGTCCGGCGGCCGGATGTAGAAACGCCATTCCTCCAGCACGCCCACCCTCTCCACAACGCGCATGGGGCGTCCGGGCCAGGCGCCGCCGCTCGACATCCCCAGGTAGGCGCCGGCCACCGGCCCGCGCGAGGCGTCGGCATGGAAGTGGACCCTCAGTCGGCGCCTTCGTCCGCGGCCGCTGGCCGCGACCTCGGTGATCGGCACCACTGCATGGACCGGAGCGACGCCGGAAACCAGGAGCAGGGCGTCGTCACCGGCTGCGCCAGCGTCCTGGAGCATGGCGAGCGGCTGGTGAACGCCGCCGGGGGTCTCGGCCAGAACTTCCACCCAGCCGCGCGCGACCGTCAAGTCGACCTCGACGTCCTCCACCCAGTAGAGCGGGCCGTTCATAACGCCCCGCACGACCAGCACGTCGGTGCCCTCGGCCGCTGTCAGGCCACCAACCGGATGACCCGCCGCAACGTCCTTCTCGACGAACGCCGCCAGCTCCGGACGCGCCTCCTGGCCGGGCGACTCGCGCGCAATGCCGCCGCGCCCGGCCGCGCGCAGCCCACGCCGCAACTCCCGGTGGGCCGCCTGCTGCGCCTGCTGCAGCGCCGAGTCGTCGAGTTGAGCGCGGGCCAGATGCTGGTGGAGGCCGAACAGCGAGAGCGCGAACGCCGAAACGGCGACCGTGAGACCGAACGCGACCAGGGTCTCGATCAGGCTGGCGCCCGCGTCGGCGGCCTTCATGGCAGGCGGAGGGTGACCAGAGACATCGACCGTTCCCCGGCGGCGCGACCGGCCTGCAGTGCGGTCACTTCCACTGTCACCTCCAGGACTTCGACTGACTCCCCCGGCACGGCCGGCTCAAGCACGAAGACCGACCGGACGACGCGGCGGAACTGGGGCGGCTCGGCGCCGCAGTCCTCCTGCCAGGCCGCGGCGGAGGGACACCAGACCTGTGCCGGATCCCCTGCGCCGGCGACCCCCTCGATGGACGACCAGGCCATCTCGACCAGCGCCTCGGCGCGGCGGGCCTCCAGGTTGTTCAGCCCGGATCGGACCAGAAGCGAGAGCACAGTCGCCGCGGTGAGGCCGAGCAGCGCGAAGGAAACGAGGGTTTCGACGAGGCTGAAGCCGGCGGTCCGCGGCGGCGAGAGACTGACGCGGTGGATCCTGTTCATACTGAACAGGACGGAAACGGACGCGTCGTCTTACAGCAGGGACGTGTAGGCGGCGATCAACCGCGCGCCGAAGAACAGTGACACGACGGCGCCCATCGCGAGAAAGACGCCGAAGGGGAGCCTGGAACTCCAGCCCAGCCGGCCGCGGACCATGAACAGGAGGCCCGCGAGCGCGCCGATCAGGGACGCGAGGAACAACGTCAGCAGCGTTCCGCCGACGCCCAGAAACGCGCCGACCGCGGCGAGCATCTTCACGTCGCCGAGACCCATGCCCCGTACCCGGCGAAGGAGGTACCAGAGTCCGATCAGCAGCAGCAGCGCTCCGGCCCCCACCGCGGCGCCGAACACCGCGTTCCGGGGGGTCGTCCAGGACACCACGAACGAGCCGGCCAGACCGAGCCCGATTCCGCCATAGGTCAGCGGGTCGGGGAGCAGGAGGTGGCTCGCATCGATGATCGCAAGCACCAGCATGAGGCTGCAGAAGACGGCGCCCAGAAGACCGTCGAACGTCGGCCCGAACACGAGCCAGGAGGCGAGCCAGAGGACACCGTTGCCCGCCTCGACCGCCGGATAGCGCCACGCGATCGACTCGCCGCAGGTCCTGCAACGGCCGCGGAGAATCACGAAACTCAGCAACGGCACGTTGTCCCGTGCGGCGATCCGGGCACTGCAATGGGGACAGCGCGAGCGCGGGCGAACGACCGACTCGCCTCGCGGCAGGCGCCATGCGACGACGTTGAGAAAACTGCCGACGCACAGCCCGAACACAGCGGCGTACACCGCTCCGAAGGCGACGGTCGCGGGCGCCGCTCCGGTCATGGCTGCCCGCCGCTGCCCCGAACGAGCGCGGTGACGACCCGTTTCATCATCTCGCAGCCGCGAAGGAAAGCGTCCACCGGTATCCGTTCGTCGAGCCCGTGGATCCCCGCCGCGTCGCCGGAGGCGACGACGAACGGCGAGAACCCGTAGGCATCCACGCCGCGCCGGCGGAAGAAACGCGAGTCCGTTGCGCCGGCGATCATCGCCGGCGCCACCGGCGCGCGCACGCCGAGGACGCGCTCCAGCGTGCGGTAGACGTCGCTTTCCGTGCTCGACGCCGGGCTGGCGCCCGAGCGCAGGAGCTCCTCGACGTGAATGCCGCTACCCAGGACGGTGTCGACTCGCCGGCGAAAGGCTTCGGCATCCGTGTCCGGCAGCAGGCGGGCGTCGATGAGCGCCACAGCCTCACCGGGCGCCACGTTGACCGGTCCGGCGCCATTGTCGATCCGGGTGATCTGCACCGTGTCGCGGAAACTCGCCGACATGCCGGGCAGCAGTACGCGGTCCAGGCCGCCGACCCGCAGCCGCCGGTCGAGCTCCGCCTGCGCGACCTCGATCGGCTGATCGAAGACCTCGGCGAACTCCGCCGAGTGGAACGTCGCGAGGCCCCGGTAGGCCTCGTGCGCCGCCGTCGTGACCCGCCACGGATGTTCCAGTTCGAGCACCCGGTTCAGCGCCCGCACGAGGCGGTGCGTGGGGCTCGCCGGGTTGAATCCCGAACCGTGCCCTCCGCGGCCGGAGGCCATGACGCGGAGCCAGAGCACCTGCTTCTGCGCCGTCTCGATGCCCCACCACAGCAGGCGGTCCCCAGCCACCCGGTTCACGCCCGCCTCGTTCAGCACGGCCTCGGCTTCGTCGAACAGCTCCCAGTGCTCCTCCAGCAACCAGCCGACACCGTCGGCGCCGCCCGCCTCCTCGTCCGCGCTGGCGACGAAGACGAGGTCGCGGCGGCGCGGCTGCCCGCTCACCAGCACGTGCAGCATCGCGCCCAGATGGGCAATGCCGAGACTCTTCGCGTCGAGGGCGCCGCGTCCCCAGATCTTCCCGTCGTGCATCGTTCCGCCGAACGGCGGCCGGCTCCAGCCCTCTCCCGCCGGGACCACGTCGACGTGATGCAGCAGCACCAGGGCACGGCCTCCGGCATCGGGCACGCTCGCCGGCAACCGCGCGTAGAGGTTGGCCCGGCCGCCGGGGCTGGTCAGCACCCGAACGTCGAGTTCGCCTTCCGGATCGTGGCGCTCGATCAGCGAAGCCAGGTACTCGACGGCGGCCCGCTCGTCGCCCGGGGGATTGCTCGTGTCGAACGACAGGTAGGTCTGGAGCCAGGCGACCGGCTCCGCGCCCGCGAAGGCCGGCCCGGCCGCCAGCAGAACCACGGTGGAGGCCAGGAGCAGGCCTGTCCCCCGCGCGCCGGGCACCCTCACCGGGCCGCCTCCGCCACTCCGCCTGAGGAGCCCGTGGTCAGTCCTCTCCCGGCAGTCGGCGGCAGGTCGAGAAGGTCCAGTACGACCTGGCGGTAGAGCTCGACGCCGTCCACGAAGGCGGGCAGGGCGATCTTCTCGTTCGGACCCGCGACGGTCATCGAATCGACCGCCAGGAACCGGAAGGGCGTGAATCCGTAGGCGGCAATGTCGTGGAGCCGGAAGAAGCGGGCGTCGTTGGCGTAGCGCGCCAGCAGGTAGGGACCGATCCGGTCCGGCTCGACGCCGGTGCGCCGGCGCAGCGACTCGGTCAAATGCAGGTAGGCCGGATGATCGAGGGGGCTGCCGTGCGCCGCTCCCCGCCGCTCGTGGATGCGAATCTCCACGCCGTCCAGTAGCCGGGCGGGCAGCAGTTCGGCCGCGGCCGCATCGGCGTCCAGCCCGGGCAGCACGTGGAGGACGATTCGCAGCCGGTAGCCGCCAGAGGAAGCGGCTTCGACGAAGAACGGGTGCGCCTCGTTGCGGAACAACGCCTTGAGCAGGTTCGGCAGACCGTCGAAGAGCTCCGGCTCCTTGAGCACGCGCTCGGGCTCGGCCAGCGCCGCTCGATAGTCCGGGTGCTGGCGCGACGGCCCGTAGGCCGCCGCGAACGCAGCCACCTCGGGAACCACGGCCACCGGCTTCGCGGTGCCGAGGGCCGCAAGCAGATCGGCGCGCAGCCGCTCCAGGCGCTCCGCCGCCGGCGCCGTGGCCATCGCCTCCAGGAACTGCTTCTGGGCGAAGGAGGTGCCCCAGTACTTCACGTCGTCTGTCCAGGTCGCCTCCAGCACGCCGCCCTCGGTCAGCACGGCCCAGACCCGGTCCCTGAGTTCCGGGCGGTTGTTCAGAATGTGGCGCGTCCCCAGGTCGCTGCCGGTCTCCTCGCTGCTCGTCGCGAGGAAGATCAGCGACCGGCTCGGCCGCAGGCCGGTCGCCGCCGTCCGCTTCGCGGCCGCCAGCATCGCGGCGAGCTGGGCCACCGTCACGCTCTTCATGTCGAACACACCGCGGCCGATGATCCATGGCGGCTCGATCCGCCCTTCGAAGGGCGGCACACCCCACTCCTCCGGGCGCCGCACCGGCTCGACGTCGAGGTGGTTGTGAAGCACCAGCGCCTCCCGGCTCTCGCCTTCGAGGATCGCCCAGAGGTTTGCCCGGGCGCCCTCGTGCGGCTCGATCTCCACGGCAAGGCCCGCATCCTCGAGAATGCCGGCGAGGTAGCGCGCGGCGTCGATCTCGCGGCCCGTGTCCGGCGTCGTGTCGATCCGCACCAGGTCCTGAAGGCGCCGGACGTTCTCGTCCGCCTCGTAGTCCACCTCCCGCCAGCTCGTGTCGAAGATCGGCGCCGGCGCCGTCCGCCGGGAGAACACCACGGCCAACGCGAGGGCCGCGAGCAACGCTCCATAGAGCACGATCCGGGCAGCCAGGCGGTGCCGCGCCTTCGACTTCGCGCTCGACATGTGCGGAATCAGCTTAGCGCCTCCCACCTGAGCTGTACGGTCACCAAGCTGCTACCGTCCATGCCGCCGCTCGTGCAGCTCTCCAACCACCAGCCGTTCCGCGGCATCGGAAGGGGCCTGCTGATCCTGCTCCTGCTGGGCACGGTCACCTTCGCCGCGCTCGGCTTCGTCGGCGACTTCGAGCAGATCCGCGATCTGATCCGGGACTTCAGTCCCTTGACGCTGGTCATCGTGCTGTTGCTGTCGGCGGTGAACTACTGGCTGCGCTTCGTTCGCTGGCAGATGTACCTGCGGCAACTCGACGTCCGCCTGCACTGGAGCCGCAGTCTCGCCATCTTCCTGACCGGCTTCCTGCTCGCGGTGACCCCGGGCAAGGCGGGCGAGCTCGCCAAGGCCTGGCTGGCGCGCGAGTTCGGCGGCGGACGGGCCCGTCCGGTCATCGCCGTCGTGGTCACCGAACGGCTGCTCGACGTGCTCGCCGTCCTGCTGCTGCTCCTGTCGTCGGTCTTCGTCTTCACCGGTCAGCGCTCGTTCGTCGCTCCCATCGTCCTCGTCGCGGCCGGCGCCGCGGTCGTCGTGGCCTACGGTCCCCTCACGAGACGACTCCTGCCCCTGCTGGCCAGAAGTCGCCTCGCCAGGGGCCGCGCCGCCCTGCTGATCGACATTCACCAGGCATTCACGAAGCTCGTGGAGCCCAGGATGCTGGTGCCGGGCCTCGCCATGTCCACCGCGGCGTGGGCTGCCGAGGGGATCGGCTGCGCGCTCGTCGTTCGTCACTACGCGCCCTCGGTGCCCGTGCTGGCCTCGGTGTTCGACTACGCGGCCTCAAGCGTCGCGGGCGCCGCCTCGATGATCCCCGGCGGCCTGCTCGCCGCGGAGGGGTCGCTCGTCCTGCTGCTGGAACGCCAGGGCGTCGCTCTCGACGCCGCGATGGCCTCGACCGTCATCGTCCGCGCCGCCACCCTGTGGTTCGCGGTCGCGGTCGGGGTGCTGGCCATGCCCTGGGTGCTGTCGCTACTGCGCCGGCCCCGGCAGGTAGACGATGAGGAAGACGGCCAGGGCGTAGAGCCCCACGTTCACCAGGAAGGGGACGTCGTACAGAAGTAGCTCGGTCGGGTTCCGCTGTTTCGGGTTGTCCGCCTTGTGGATCAGGTACAGGTAGCGGAAGATGCCGAACAGCACGAACGGAACGGTCCACACCAGGCCGTAGTCGCCGAAGCGCATGACGGTTTCGTCGGCGGTCGTGTAGAGGGCGTAGGACAGCAGCGTCGAAGCCGTCACGACGTTCATCATCTGGTCCAGGAACGTCGGGCTGTAGTGATCGAGAACCGCCCGCTGCTCGCCGGCGTCGTCCGGAAGCAGCACGAGTTCGTGACGGCGCTTGGAGAAGCCCAGGAACAGCGACAGGAAGACCGTGCATAGCAGCAGCCAAGCGGACACCGTGACGCCGACCGCAGCCGCTCCGACCACCACACGGATGACGTAACCGCTCGCGAGCACCATCACGTCGACGATCACGATCTCCTTCAGCCACAGGCTATAGAGCAGGTTCGCCAGCAGGTAGAGGCCGACCAGGAGCGCCGTCTCCCGGTTGAGCGTCCACGCCGCGATCAGCGCGGCGGCGGTAAGCGCCGCGCACGCCGCGGCGGCCGGCGCCGCGCCCAAAGCGCCGGACGCCACCGGCCGCAACCGCTTCCGGGGATGGCGGCGGTCCTGCTCGCGGTCGCGCAGGTCGTTGAACAGGTAGACGGCGCTGGCCGCGGCGCAGAACGCGACGAAGGCGATCGCCGAAGCCTCCATCGTGCCGCGATCCAGGAGGCTGCCGGCGAACGTCGCCGGCGCCAGGACGAACACGTTCTTGCTCCACTGCGCCGGACGCAGCGACCTGAAGAGCGGCACGGAGCGGCTTCAACCCCGGCCGGAAACGGGGATCCCGAACTCGCGGAGGGTTCCCTCGAGCGTCGGCCGTCCCAGGCGCATCCGGTCGTCGGTCAGCAGGTAGGAGAAGAGGAAGCCGCCCCCCAGCATGAGGATCCCGACCAGGAAGCAGTACATCACCGCGCGGTCGGGGTAGCCGTCCTTGAGGTAGCCCAGGTAGACGGGACCGACGATCCCGGCGGCCGCCCAGGCGGTGAGCACGGCGCCGTAGATCGAGGACATCTTCCGCGAACCGAAGACGTCCAGGACGAAGGGCGGCATCGTGGCGAACCCGCCGCCGAAGCAGAGCAGCACGTAGCAGACGAGGATCGAGAAGATCCAGGGATTCGTTTCGGTCATCAGCACCCCGAACACGACCATCTGGCTCGCGAGCAGGATCCGGAACACCTTCACCCGGCCGATGCGGTCCGACAGGAGGCCCCAGAACAGCCTGCCCACGCCGTTGCACAGGGAACTGATCGCGATCAGCGTGGCCCCGTATTCCGCCAGGGTCGCCGGCTCGAGCGAGGGGTCGGAGAGACCCCAGACCTCCTGGAGCAACTCGGACTGGAAGCTGATCACGGTGATGCCGGCCGCGATGTTGAAGAAGAAGACGATCCACATGAACACGAACTGCTGGGAACCGAGGTAACTCCTGACGGCCGTGTCGTCTTCCGCGGGCGCCGTCTCCGCGGCGGGCCCGGCGACGGACTTCACGAGATCCGAGGGGACGGGCGGGTCGCTCAGCAGCAGGCTGCAGGGGATGAGGAGGCAGGCGAAGGTGATGCCGAGCCAGAGGAACACCTCGGACAGGTCCTCGCCCGTGCGCAGCACCAGCAGGGGCGCCAGTCCCTTGCTGAGCAGGAAGGCGCCGACGCCGAAGCCCATGACGACGATCCCGGTGACCAGCCCCTTGTGGTCAGGGAACCACTTGGCCACCGTCGCGACCGGGGTCACGTAGCCGAGACCGATGCCGGCGCCGCCGATCACGCCGTAGCCGATGTAGAACAGCGGCAGTATGTCCAGGCGCAGCGCGGCTGCCGCGACCAGGTAGCCGCCCGAGAACAGGATGCTGCCGATCACGGCGAGCTTCCTGGGTCCCAGCCGCGGCAGCACCTGCCCGGCCCAGGCCGCCGACACGCCCAGTGTGAAGATCGTGATGCTGAAGGCCCAGGCCGTCTGCGAGAAGGTCCACCCCGCCTGCCGGACCAGCATCGTCTGGAAGAAGCTCCAGGCGTACACCGTGCCGAAGCACAACTGGAGCGTCGTGCAGAGCAGCGCGATGACGGTTCTGGGGACCCGCACGCCGGAGCTACTCCGTGCCGGAAGTGCTTGCCGGCAGGCCGCGGCCGGCGCCCTGGCGCGACACATGAAGGAACAGGCGCGCCAGGTGACCCACCTCGTCGTCGCGGGCCAGGAGGTCCCGCTCGCCAAGCTCGTCGTTCTCTCCGTCCCTGGCCAGTTCCACCGCGTAGGCGAGGAGCTCGCCCAGCGGCTTCGCGGCCAGGTTGACGAACCAGATCGAGGCCAGCACGGCAATGACGAGCATGACGCTGATCAGGTAGACCTGCTGGCCGATCGCCCGCTGGATCTTGAGCGCGACGACATCGAGGTCCATGCCGACGTGCACGGTGCCGGCGACTCCCGCCAGGATCGGACTGCCGACCTCGATGAAATCGCCCATCCCGGGCAGGCTCCGTTCAACCGGCGCCGTGTTGCTGTGTTCGCTCTCGAGAATCTCCTCCGGAATGCCGGGAACGAAGGTGTGCGCCAGGAACTCGCCGGTCTCGCTGGTGATGTAGATGTACCGGATGCCCTGAACCTCGAGAAACTGGTCGACCAGCGACTGCAGCGTCGCGAGATTCTGGTTGAGCAGAATGCCGGCGCTCGAGTCCGCGATCGTCTTGGCGATGTTCTGGGTGTTGACCTCGTACTCCGCCGACAGCTCGGTGTCGACGGTGTAGATGCAGAGAATGGAGGTCGACAGGACGATCAGGCCGAAGACGGCGAAGATGCCGAACCTCGTCCACTTGAACAGCCTGCGGATTCTCATCTCAGCCGAACCTGGCGCCCCAGTCGTCGAGGGGAACGAACCGGCCGTCCTCGACGACGGTGTGGTAGACGCTCTGGAGTCCCTGACGCCGGTCGGGACCGAAGGAGACGCGCTCGCTGATCCCGAGGTCGAAGTCCTCGATCGAGAAGACCGCCTCTTCAAGCCCCGCCCGGTTCGGGTCCGGCCCCAGCCGCCTCAGAATCTCCCCCATCAGCTTGGCGTTCAGGAACCCCTCGAGGCTGCCGAAGCTGTGCGGGAACGGCGCGTACTCCTCCTGCACCAGGTCGGCCGGCACCTGGGGGTCGTAGCGCGCCATCAGGTCCCGGTACTCCTGGACCGCCGGGATCGACGTGTCCTCGTAGCTGGGAACCACCTGGGAGTTGATCAACTGCCGGGTGTATCTCTCGGCGTCGTCCTGCCCCTCGGTCAGGAGCTTCAGCAGGTTCTCGCTGCCGACGAAGGACAGGTTGGCGATCGGCACGTCGAGTCCGAGGTCGACGGCGTCGCGCGCGAACGCGGCGCAGGCGGCGTAGGCGCCGATGCAGATCACCGCGTCCGGCGAGACGTCCTGAAGGATCTCGACCTGCTTCCTCATGCTGCCGGTGAACTTCTCGCCGCGGCTGTAGGTCGCCTCGCCCGCGAGCCGCTCGCCGTGCTTGTCCAGCGCCGCCCTGACACCGGCCCAGCCGCTCCGGCCGTACGCGTCGATCTGGTAGAAGACGGCGATCTTCCGCCTGCCGATCCGCACCAGGTTGTCGACCAACCCCGCCGTCTCCTGGTTGTAGGAGGCACGCAGGTTGAACGCGAACTCGCCGTAGGGCGGCTCCCGTTGCGGCTGGGCGCCGGTGAACGGGAAGAACAGGAAGATGCTCTCGTCCTGAAACTTCTTCAGGATCGGAAGGACCCGGGTCACTGTCGGCGTCCCGACGTAGCCGAAGAGGGAGAACACCTTGTCCTCCAGCATGAGCCTCATCGTGTTCTGGACGCAGGGATCGGGCTGATAGCCGTCGTCATACAACCTCAGGCTGACCCTTCGATCCTCGATGCCGCCGTTCTCGTTCACATGGTTGAAGTACGCCATGGCGCCGCGGTAGAGCTCCGTGCCGAGGCCCCGGGACGGACCCGAGAAGGCGGCGGACACTCCGAGAACGATCTCCTCGTCCGTGGCGCCCCGACCTTCGCTCCGGTCCGAGGTCTCATCCTCCGAATCCCCGGCGTCCTGACCGGCGGCGGCAGAGAGCGACGACGCCGTGAAGGGAGCGACGAGCAGCGCCGCCAGGCCGGACCGCATGACGGATTTTCTCGTGACCAGCGGACCCCAGTTACCGTTGTTCGACGCTTCGGGTCTGATACTGCAATCCATGGGGACTCCTCCTTTTCGTCGGCCTGATTCCACAATATCGCGCAACGGCGTCACCACTCACTGGGTGCGCCGGCCTACCTGCCGGCCGGAACGCCGGCGCCGCGAAACTCCTCGCAGGCTCGGCGTTTCGGCCCATCCCGTCCTCTCCCAGTAGGATGCGCCTTCCGGCATGAAGAACGGCCTGAAGAAGGTACTCGTCGCGAACCGCGGCGAGATCGCGGTGCGAGTGATCCGGGCGCTCCGGGAACGCGGCATCGTCTCCGTCGCCGTCTACTCGGAGGCGGACCGCGCCGGTCTCGCCACGCAGATGGCGGACGAGGCCCACTGCATCGGCCCCGCGCCCTCGATCGAGAGCTATCTCCAGGCCGGGAAGATCGTCAATCTCGCCGCGGCCGTCGGCGCCGACGCGATCCACCCCGGCTACGGCTTCCTGTCCGAGAACGCCGGGTTCGCGCGCCTCTGCGAGAAACGCGGCATTGCCTTCATCGGGCCGCCCTCCGCGGCGATCGCCGCGATGGGTTCGAAGATCGAGAGCCGGCGCCTGATGACCGCGGCCGGCGTACCCATCGTTCCGGGAGGCACCGATCCCCTGGCCTCCGCCGAAGCGGCGCGCAAAGCGGCAACCGAGATCGGCTATCCGGTCATGCTCAAGGCTTCCGCCGGCGGCGGCGGCAAGGGAATGCGGCTGGTGCGCGAGGAGAGCGAACTGGAAGCGGCGTTCCGGGGCGCGACCTCGGAGGCAGGCGCCAGCTTCAACGACGCCTCGGTCTACATCGAACGCTTCGTCGAGCGGCCGCGCCACGTCGAGATCCAGGTCCTCGGCGACAGCCACGGCCGGATCGTCTCCCTAGGCGAACGGGAGTGCTCCCTGCAACGAAGGCACCAGAAGGTGGTCGAAGAGGCGCCGTCGCCCGTCGTCGACGCGGATCTCCGCCGCCGCATGGGCGACGCGGCGGTCCGCGCAGCAGCGGCCGTGAACTACGTCGGCGCGGGCACGGTGGAGTTCCTGCTCGATCCCGGGGGAGAGTTCTACTTCCTGGAGATGAACACGAGGATCCAGGTCGAGCATCCGGTGACCGAGCTGATCACCGGCGTCGACATCGTGGCCGCCCAGCTCGACATCGCGGCCGGCGAACCGTTGCCGGAGGCGCTGGGAAACGGCCTGGAGCCCCGCGGTCACGCGGTCGAGGTCCGCCTGTACGCGGAGGATCCGTTCCGCAACTTCGCTCCTTCGCCCGGCCGCATCGAACTGCTCCAACTGCCGGAGGGCCCGGGCGTGCGCAACGACTGCGGCGTGTACGAGGGCGCCGAGGTCACGATCCACTACGACCCGATGCTGGCCAAGCTGATCGTCTGGGGGCGCGACCGGAGCGACGCCCTGGCTCGCCTCCGGCGGGCGCTCGCCGAAACCCGGGTGGAGGGCATCCGCACGAACCTGCCCCTCTTCGAGCA
Protein-coding regions in this window:
- a CDS encoding ABC transporter substrate-binding protein encodes the protein MDCSIRPEASNNGNWGPLVTRKSVMRSGLAALLVAPFTASSLSAAAGQDAGDSEDETSDRSEGRGATDEEIVLGVSAAFSGPSRGLGTELYRGAMAYFNHVNENGGIEDRRVSLRLYDDGYQPDPCVQNTMRLMLEDKVFSLFGYVGTPTVTRVLPILKKFQDESIFLFFPFTGAQPQREPPYGEFAFNLRASYNQETAGLVDNLVRIGRRKIAVFYQIDAYGRSGWAGVRAALDKHGERLAGEATYSRGEKFTGSMRKQVEILQDVSPDAVICIGAYAACAAFARDAVDLGLDVPIANLSFVGSENLLKLLTEGQDDAERYTRQLINSQVVPSYEDTSIPAVQEYRDLMARYDPQVPADLVQEEYAPFPHSFGSLEGFLNAKLMGEILRRLGPDPNRAGLEEAVFSIEDFDLGISERVSFGPDRRQGLQSVYHTVVEDGRFVPLDDWGARFG
- a CDS encoding OFA family MFS transporter, which produces MRVPRTVIALLCTTLQLCFGTVYAWSFFQTMLVRQAGWTFSQTAWAFSITIFTLGVSAAWAGQVLPRLGPRKLAVIGSILFSGGYLVAAAALRLDILPLFYIGYGVIGGAGIGLGYVTPVATVAKWFPDHKGLVTGIVVMGFGVGAFLLSKGLAPLLVLRTGEDLSEVFLWLGITFACLLIPCSLLLSDPPVPSDLVKSVAGPAAETAPAEDDTAVRSYLGSQQFVFMWIVFFFNIAAGITVISFQSELLQEVWGLSDPSLEPATLAEYGATLIAISSLCNGVGRLFWGLLSDRIGRVKVFRILLASQMVVFGVLMTETNPWIFSILVCYVLLCFGGGFATMPPFVLDVFGSRKMSSIYGAVLTAWAAAGIVGPVYLGYLKDGYPDRAVMYCFLVGILMLGGGFLFSYLLTDDRMRLGRPTLEGTLREFGIPVSGRG
- a CDS encoding type II secretion system protein, translating into MNRIHRVSLSPPRTAGFSLVETLVSFALLGLTAATVLSLLVRSGLNNLEARRAEALVEMAWSSIEGVAGAGDPAQVWCPSAAAWQEDCGAEPPQFRRVVRSVFVLEPAVPGESVEVLEVTVEVTALQAGRAAGERSMSLVTLRLP
- a CDS encoding decaprenyl-phosphate phosphoribosyltransferase is translated as MPLFRSLRPAQWSKNVFVLAPATFAGSLLDRGTMEASAIAFVAFCAAASAVYLFNDLRDREQDRRHPRKRLRPVASGALGAAPAAAACAALTAAALIAAWTLNRETALLVGLYLLANLLYSLWLKEIVIVDVMVLASGYVIRVVVGAAAVGVTVSAWLLLCTVFLSLFLGFSKRRHELVLLPDDAGEQRAVLDHYSPTFLDQMMNVVTASTLLSYALYTTADETVMRFGDYGLVWTVPFVLFGIFRYLYLIHKADNPKQRNPTELLLYDVPFLVNVGLYALAVFLIVYLPGPAQ
- a CDS encoding lysylphosphatidylglycerol synthase transmembrane domain-containing protein, with the translated sequence MPPLVQLSNHQPFRGIGRGLLILLLLGTVTFAALGFVGDFEQIRDLIRDFSPLTLVIVLLLSAVNYWLRFVRWQMYLRQLDVRLHWSRSLAIFLTGFLLAVTPGKAGELAKAWLAREFGGGRARPVIAVVVTERLLDVLAVLLLLLSSVFVFTGQRSFVAPIVLVAAGAAVVVAYGPLTRRLLPLLARSRLARGRAALLIDIHQAFTKLVEPRMLVPGLAMSTAAWAAEGIGCALVVRHYAPSVPVLASVFDYAASSVAGAASMIPGGLLAAEGSLVLLLERQGVALDAAMASTVIVRAATLWFAVAVGVLAMPWVLSLLRRPRQVDDEEDGQGVEPHVHQEGDVVQK
- a CDS encoding M20/M25/M40 family metallo-hydrolase — protein: MRVPGARGTGLLLASTVVLLAAGPAFAGAEPVAWLQTYLSFDTSNPPGDERAAVEYLASLIERHDPEGELDVRVLTSPGGRANLYARLPASVPDAGGRALVLLHHVDVVPAGEGWSRPPFGGTMHDGKIWGRGALDAKSLGIAHLGAMLHVLVSGQPRRRDLVFVASADEEAGGADGVGWLLEEHWELFDEAEAVLNEAGVNRVAGDRLLWWGIETAQKQVLWLRVMASGRGGHGSGFNPASPTHRLVRALNRVLELEHPWRVTTAAHEAYRGLATFHSAEFAEVFDQPIEVAQAELDRRLRVGGLDRVLLPGMSASFRDTVQITRIDNGAGPVNVAPGEAVALIDARLLPDTDAEAFRRRVDTVLGSGIHVEELLRSGASPASSTESDVYRTLERVLGVRAPVAPAMIAGATDSRFFRRRGVDAYGFSPFVVASGDAAGIHGLDERIPVDAFLRGCEMMKRVVTALVRGSGGQP
- a CDS encoding M20/M25/M40 family metallo-hydrolase, whose product is MSSAKSKARHRLAARIVLYGALLAALALAVVFSRRTAPAPIFDTSWREVDYEADENVRRLQDLVRIDTTPDTGREIDAARYLAGILEDAGLAVEIEPHEGARANLWAILEGESREALVLHNHLDVEPVRRPEEWGVPPFEGRIEPPWIIGRGVFDMKSVTVAQLAAMLAAAKRTAATGLRPSRSLIFLATSSEETGSDLGTRHILNNRPELRDRVWAVLTEGGVLEATWTDDVKYWGTSFAQKQFLEAMATAPAAERLERLRADLLAALGTAKPVAVVPEVAAFAAAYGPSRQHPDYRAALAEPERVLKEPELFDGLPNLLKALFRNEAHPFFVEAASSGGYRLRIVLHVLPGLDADAAAAELLPARLLDGVEIRIHERRGAAHGSPLDHPAYLHLTESLRRRTGVEPDRIGPYLLARYANDARFFRLHDIAAYGFTPFRFLAVDSMTVAGPNEKIALPAFVDGVELYRQVVLDLLDLPPTAGRGLTTGSSGGVAEAAR
- a CDS encoding prepilin peptidase — encoded protein: MTGAAPATVAFGAVYAAVFGLCVGSFLNVVAWRLPRGESVVRPRSRCPHCSARIAARDNVPLLSFVILRGRCRTCGESIAWRYPAVEAGNGVLWLASWLVFGPTFDGLLGAVFCSLMLVLAIIDASHLLLPDPLTYGGIGLGLAGSFVVSWTTPRNAVFGAAVGAGALLLLIGLWYLLRRVRGMGLGDVKMLAAVGAFLGVGGTLLTLFLASLIGALAGLLFMVRGRLGWSSRLPFGVFLAMGAVVSLFFGARLIAAYTSLL